The Novosphingobium humi DNA window CAAGGTGCGCGACCGCCGGGTCATCACCTATGGCTTTTCCGCCCAGGCCGACGTGCGCGGCGAGGCTGTGACCCCTTATCCGGGCGGCAACCGCTTTACCGCCGTGCTGCGCCAGCGCGATGGCAGCTTCCGCCGGATCGAGGGCATCGAATTGCCGATGCCGGGCCGCCACAATGTTCAGAACGCGCTGGCCGCTGTGGCGGTCGCGGTGGAAATGGGCGTGTCGGAAGAGATCATCCGCACCGGTTTCGCCAAATTCGGCGGGGTCAAGCGGCGCTTCACCAAGGTGGGCGAGGTGGATGGCGTCACCATCATCGACGACTATGGCCATCATCCGGTCGAAATCCGCGCCGTTCTGGCCGCCGCGCGTGAAGGCGTGCAGAACCGCGTGATCGCCGTGGTCCAGCCGCATCGCTTCACGCGCCTGCGCGACCATATGGATGATTTCGCCGCCGCGTTTAACGATGCCGATATCGTCTATGCCGCGCCTGTCTATCCGGCGGGCGAAGCGCCGATCGAGGGCGTGGATTCAGCCGCGCTGGTGGCAGGGATCAAGGATCGCGGGCATCGCAGCGCACATCTGATCGCCGGGGCCGAGGCTTTGGCGCAGGCGCTGGCCGCGCAGGTGCAGCCGGGCGATATGGTCGTGTGCCTTGGCGCGGGCGATATCACCAAATGGGCGGCGGGCCTTGCCGATGCGATTGCAAAGGCGCGCTGATGTTTCCAGAGGTCGGCCAGATCAAGGTTTCCGGCAAGCTGACGGCGAATGCGCCATTGGCCCCTTTGGTGTGGTTCAAAAGCGGCGGATGCGCGGAATGGCTGTTTGAGCCCAAGGATACCGCCGATCTCTGCGCTTTTCTTGAGGCTTTGCCGCCGCCTGTGCCGGTTATGGCGCTGGGGCTGGGGTCGAACCTGATCGTGCGCGACGGCGGGGTGCCGGGCGTGGTGATCCGGCTGGGCAAGGCCTTTGCGCGGGTAGCAGAGGTTGAGCCGCTGACGCTGGAATGCGGCGGCGG harbors:
- the murC gene encoding UDP-N-acetylmuramate--L-alanine ligase; translated protein: MKGVATDIGTIHFVGIGGIGMSGIAEVMANLGYSVQGSDIAESYVVEGLRRRGIKVMIGHAAENVGDAAVVVTSTAVKRENPEVVAALEARIPVVRRAEMLAELMRLKSTVAIAGTHGKTTTTSMVAALLDAGGVDPTVINGGIINSYGSNARLGASDWMVVEADESDGSFLRLDGTIAVVTNIDPEHLDHYGSFDKVKSSFVEFIENVPFYGAAVLCIDHPVVQAIIPKVRDRRVITYGFSAQADVRGEAVTPYPGGNRFTAVLRQRDGSFRRIEGIELPMPGRHNVQNALAAVAVAVEMGVSEEIIRTGFAKFGGVKRRFTKVGEVDGVTIIDDYGHHPVEIRAVLAAAREGVQNRVIAVVQPHRFTRLRDHMDDFAAAFNDADIVYAAPVYPAGEAPIEGVDSAALVAGIKDRGHRSAHLIAGAEALAQALAAQVQPGDMVVCLGAGDITKWAAGLADAIAKAR